The DNA region CAGCCATGTCCAAAGTCACCTCACCTTCATTCACTCCCCTCCACTTGGGCTGCAACGCTCCCGCATCCATCCCCTCTTCGGAACGCCTCTACGGCGGGATTCCCTCCTGGTCTCGCCCGTGGTGCATATCCAGACGTTGCGAGAACATCAAAGTgatgtgagagagagagagagagagagagagagagagagagagagagagagagtatCTTGACATCATGGCATAGCCATGGTGTCATTCATGGGGCGGCGTGCTTCTCTTGACCGGTACCTGTCATACGCCGTGCTACATGTACATACACGCATGCCATGCCATACCTGTACATACCATTGAGGCAGGGTGATGCTAATGCCGCGAGTGCCCTCTTAGGCCCCCCTGTCGTCACCCAATCACATACCCTTTACAGCGCCTTCGTTCCTCATTCCCGGGTCCCCACGTCAGGTCTGACCCGACAGTTTGTTCCCGAAGGattcttcctccttgctcccccctccaacccccggcgccgatgcccttgcccttctccCGCTGCCCGCACCACACTGATGTGCGCAGCCACCCCACTGACAGaacaggcagacagacagacagtGGACAAGTACGGCagccgcctccccccccttttaGGAGAATGCCTCTCACCATAGCATTAGGCGGTGTCGCCTTCTCAACCTCAAACTTGAGAAAAGTAGGCATGCTAACGGACAACATGTCTGTTGATGAAGCAGCCACATGCGCTACCCACAAAGAGCCGCTCCCTTCTAGGATCGATCGGAGTGAGTACCTTACTTTTACCCACCCACCTCCGTGTGCCTGACGTCGAAAAAGGAGTTTGGTCAGTCAGTTTGCATCGCCCCAAGTGAGGCAAAATACATTCCATCCCCCTAGGCTTGCAGcgtgtgtgttgtgtgtgcACGAAGTACTTAGGACCCTAGGTTAAGTAGGTAGGTGAAGGTAGGCCACAGCGACCCGTGCAGACGCAGGGTTGACCTGGACACGCACCCtgtctgccccccccccgtcgtCCGTGGCCTCCGTCCTGTCTTCCTCAtccgcctccttcttctcatcCCCCATCCATACATGCTGCATACGCTTTGTGCTTCTATTAAGAGTCCGTAAATCTCTTAAAATTCTCAACAGACCcagacatcatcatcgacttCATCACCATCTCTCGAGGGACTTGCAGGGGATAGAAcgccacctcctccgcaCAACACACTCGACGCACAaacgaacgaacgaacgaacgaacgGCCGACCGACCTGATCGCCAATCTTGTTCGTCCCAGGCGGCCACGGTACAGCCAAGAGAGACTGGAAGCCAGCCCTGTTGTATCAGACCTGAACACCGCCATCCTAGACGGACGCTAGTTAAAAGGTCCAAGATTGCTTGCCAGACCGGCCGGTCGCAGGTTACGGATACATAGACTAATACCACGCAACTCCCCCGCCTCCTGGCTGCCCTTCGTCTGTTTGACTACCTCTTATCAAGAGGTCTTTCAAAGGGTCATTTATCCATCCGACTTCTCACGTCTCTCGCCATACGTCTTGCCGGTACGTACTTGTTTCGAATATGCTGCATCGTGTATCTGCAATCTACAATCTACAATCTGCACTGCTCTCCCCTACACACGCATCCACCCCATTactgtctctgtctcttgGCCCCCTTGTCGTCGACACCCGCTCTGGGCAGGAGTAGTCTCGGCTCACCCTTCACGGCCTACCTACACTAGTAGTAAGGCATGGCCATATCGGCGCCGGACGAGATGACAAACCCCCATCATGAATGCCTTTTCTCCCACAACACCCCGTCGCAAGACGTGCCAGAGATCCCGAGGGAGGGAGCGACAGTTAGTCCAGAATCCATCTGCCCGCTTCTTCAAGACTTCCACCCTACTCTTTGGCCGCTCGCGTCCACCTCCACGATCGAGTTCGACTGAGCTTAACCCGGACAAAGcgcccacacacacacacacacacacacacacacacacacccatcCACCGAACAACCCTCTTCCCCCATTGTCTCGGGTCCTCCTTGTCGTTCTGCTACAcgctgctcttcttcttattCTACCTTGCTCTTCCCCAAATCAGACAGCACGCCTGTGTTGTGAGATTCCCTATCTCCCCTCTTTAGTTCGTTCTCGCCTCCCTTCGACCCTCTAGATCGACGTTTCCGGCCAGCATAtccatccctcccctcccccctccaaaCAGTTTCCTTTTAGTCTACAAGCGGCACGTTCGCTTCCCCACGCCGCTTCGGGACTTTATTAATCTGACAGTTGGACACAGAAAGCCCGACTGCCAAACAcggacgtcgtcgccagcGATTCTGGCCTGGAGAAAGGGTGTCCTCCCaaagtttttttttttttctcccctATCCCTTTTCTTGTTATCCAACCCCTACTAGGAGGCTGTGCCTTTCAACGTTGAGGAGCCAGCCAGGCTTCGCATCGGGTTACGCTGCCATCCCGCATCGAGGTCTCAGTTGCGCCAATCTAGACATCGCCGTCAAGGTTCCTCTCGCCGGCGGTCGACACCCTGTCGCCGCGGCTCGCTCCAACACTATACTCCATCCCACAATGAATTCGCCACCGAATTCCCTCCGAGCACAACAACTAAGAGACCTCTTGATGAAATCCGCCACGGACTGCCCCCCTTTGACCCAAGAACCGCCCCAAGGCCGGCCCGCAGTAGACGGCCCCCCTTCGCCGGCTGCCTCAGGTCCGGCCGTCATGTCACCATCCGACTCTACCGACACCGCCATCACCGTCGGTTCTCATAATGATAACGAACACGAGAACGACACCGAGAGTCTAACCGACAGTGTGAGGGAGCACATGTATGAGAACCGCCTGCGCTACCACGCATATCGCTCGGGCCGTTACGCCTTTCCCAACGACGCTACCGAACAGGATCGAGACGAGATGAAGCACATTATCAGCGTCGAGCTGTGTGGGAGgtacttcttctcccccgtTGACGATGTCTTGGCTAGAGGTGCCGAGGTTCTTGACTTGGGTGAGTATTCCTTCTCGAATGAAACTACAACACTGTGATGCCGATGTTGTGTGtatcatcgtcgtcgtcgtcgtcgtctccttgCGTATCAGTCGTTTCAAGCTGGATGCGTCCGATATTCATTTTGCTTGAGACGGCATGTGATGCAAGCATCACTCACCACCGGCAGACTTTTGGCGCAGCATCTGGTTGTTCTTTTGAGTCCAGACACAGCTAACACTGCGGCTTCAGGAACCGGTCCCGGCCACTGGCCCATCGAATGTGAGTGCAATCCCATCAAGTCACGCTTCTCGATCATTATTGGATGATCTTTCTTCGTCCGAGTCTTACATGTTGCaccgaacccccccccccccctcctttctccCTTTATACTGTTAGGTACAGGCGGCGGTCAACTCACATGGGACTTTGCAGTGGCCGATTTGAACCCCAACTCTACCTTTCTCGGCATCGATCTCTCACCCATTCAGCCCCCCGAAGTCCCTCCCAACTGTCACTTCATGGTCGACGATATAGAGCATGAGAACGGATGGGATCTCGACAGAGAACATTTTGATTTCATTCACCTTCGGCACACCCTGCACTCCGTTCGCAATCGCCCGGAGCTCATGCAAAGG from Colletotrichum higginsianum IMI 349063 chromosome 4, whole genome shotgun sequence includes:
- a CDS encoding methyltransferase domain-containing protein; its protein translation is MNSPPNSLRAQQLRDLLMKSATDCPPLTQEPPQGRPAVDGPPSPAASGPAVMSPSDSTDTAITVGSHNDNEHENDTESLTDSVREHMYENRLRYHAYRSGRYAFPNDATEQDRDEMKHIISVELCGRYFFSPVDDVLARGAEVLDLGTGPGHWPIECGGQLTWDFAVADLNPNSTFLGIDLSPIQPPEVPPNCHFMVDDIEHENGWDLDREHFDFIHLRHTLHSVRNRPELMQRAYEHLKPGGWFEIQELEFFPLCDDQSCPEGDNYGFRVFTQYLEAGLRALGSEMHGIRVAVDEMQAAGFERVEEDRRKCPIGDWPARPELRECGIYMRETILEGLKGLATRPFRALGWTEIQIEMFLLGDSIREETA